The window CGAGGTTGAGCGTGTGCACGTAACTGTCGCGGTTCATCATCTCGATGCTGAACCAGGACTCCAGCGCACCACAGGCGCCTAGGGTGTGGCCGAGGAAGCTCTTCTGCGAACTGATGGGCATGCGGCTGCCGAACAGGCTCTGGGTCGCCAGGGTCTCGGCGATGTCTCCCTGTTCGGTGGCGGTGCCATGGCCGTTCACGTAGCCGATGGCATCGGGAGTGAGCCCGGCATCCTCCAGTGCCAGCTCCATGGCCCGGCGCATGGTGGCCTGCTCCGGACGGGTGGCGTGCTGGCCATCGGCATTGCTGCCGAACCCGACGATTTCCGCATGGATATGCGCGCCGCGGGCCAGGGCATGTTCCAGTTCCTCGAGCACCAGCATGCCGCCGCCCTCACCGATCACCAGGCCATCGCGACCGCTGTCGTAGGGGCGTGGACTGGTGTGCGGGGCATCGTTCTTCAGGCTGGTGGCGTAGAGCGCATCGAACACCATGGCCTCGGTGGCGCAGAGTTCCTCGGCACCACCGGCGAGCATCATCGGCAGGCGGCCGAACTTGATCGCCTCGTAGGCATAGCCGATGCCCTGGCTGCCGCTGGTACAGGCGCTGGAGGTGGGGATCAGGCGGCCGGTGAGGCCGAAGAAGATACTGATGTTGGCCGCGGTGGTGTGGGGCATCATGCGGACGTAGGAGTTGGCGTTCAGTCCCTCGGCCACCGAGTTGATCAGCATCATGCCGAAGGCCTTGATCTCGTCGGTGCTGCCGGTGGACGAGCCACAGGCGACACCCATGCGCCCGTCGCGGATGATCTCGTTGCCGAGCAGGCCGGCATCGGCCAGGGCCATCTCGGCGGCGCCGACGGCGAAGCGTGAGACCCGGCCCATGCTGCGCAGCTGCTTGCGGGTCCAGTGGGACGGCACCGCGTAGTCATCCACCGGCCCGGCGAGGCGGGTGTTGAGTTCACTGAAGCGGTTCCATTCGTCCATGCGCCGGATGCCGCTGCGGCTCGCACGGAAGTTCGCTTCGATGCTGGCCCAGTCGCTGCCCAGCGAGGTGATGCCGGCCATGCCGGTGACGACGACGCGCTTCATCAGCACAGGCCTCCGTTGACGGCCAGGACCTGCCGGGTGATATAGGCCGCTTCGGCGGACATGAGGAAGTTCACCGCGCCGGCGACTTCTTCCGCAGTGCCCATGCGCTGCGCGGGGATCATTTTCAGCAGTTCTTCCACCGGGACGTTTTCATCGAGCATGGCGGTGTCGATCAGCCCCGGGGCCACGCAGTTGACGGTGATTTTTCGTTTGCCCAGCTCGATGGCCAGGGCCTTCGCCGCGCCGATCAGGCCGGCCTTCGAGGCACTGTAGTTGACCTGGCCACGGTTGCCGATCAGGCCGGATACCGAGGTGATGCAGACCACCCGACCCGGCGCGCGACGGCGGATCATTGGCATCATCAACGGGTGCAGCACGTTGTAGAAGCCGTCGAGATTGGTGCGCAGCACCTGGTCCCAGTCGTCGTCCGAGAGCGCCGGGAAGGCGCCGTCGCGGGTCAGGCCGGCGTTGAGTACCACGCCGTAGTAGGCACCGTGGGCCTCGACGTCGGCTTCGAGAATGGCCCGGCAGGTCTCCCGTTCGGACACGTCGAATTGCAGCACCCGGGCGTTGCGGCCCAGTGCCTGGATCTCGGCCTGTACGGCGTCGGCTTCGGCACGGCCGCTGCGGCAGTGCAGTACCAGGTCATGGCCGGCCTGGGCCAGGCGCAGGGCGATAGCACGGCCGATGCCACGGCTGGAGCCGGTTACCAGAATGGAGTCAGTCATGGCTGGATTCCTGTGATTCGTTGAGATAGTCGGCGGCCTGGGGCGGACGGAACACGTTCAGGCGCGCCGAGGCCTGGATGGACGGACCGCTGAGGTGGCATTCGAATACCCCCATGCCGTTGTCGTCTTCCAGGGAACGCTGGGCGTGGATGGTCAACTCGCTGCCCTGCGGGAAATGTTCGACGTTGCATTCGAACTTGCGGGTACCGAGCAGGAACCCCAGCTCCACCGGCCGGCCCTCGCTGCGGGCGCGGCAGCCGGCATAGGCGGCCACGCTCTGGGCCATCAGCTCGATACCGACCCAGGCTGGCAGGCTGCCGTCCTCGCGGTTGAACAGGCCACCGGGGCGTACGGTGAGGCGGGTCCGGATCTGCTCTTCATCGAAGGCCAGGACCTGATCGATCAGGATCATGTCACCGGCGTGAGGCAGCAATTCGGCGAGCGGCCAATCGATCATGGGGCGTCTCCGATAATCAGGCTGACATTGTTGCCGCCGAAGGCAAACGAGTTGCTCATCAGGCGGCGTGGGGTCGTGGGGTCGAGCCGGTCCTGCGGGCCGGCCCAGTGCAGGGCCGGCAACGCCGGGTCGGGCTGGCCGTCCCAGATATGCGGTGGCAGGGCGCCCTGCGGATTCTCGGCACTCAGGCTCAACCAGCAGAACGCCGCCTCCAGCGCACCGGCAGCGCCGAGGGTGTGGCCGGTCATGGGCTTGGTCGAGGAACAGGGCAGGTCGCCCGGGAACAGCCCGGCCACGGCCAGGCTCTCCATCGCGTCGTTGTGCTGGGTCGCGGTGCCGTGCAGGTTCAGGTAGGCGATCTGCCCGGGCTGCAGGCCGGCCTGGCGCAAGGCCTTGGTCATCGCTTGCGTGGCGCCTTTGCCGGCTGGTTCCGGTGCGGAGATATGGTAGGCGTCGCAGCTGGCGCCGGAGCCGAGCAGGGCGATCGAATGCGCCTCGCCGGGCTGGCGGGTCATCAGGAACAGCACGGCGGCTTCACCGATGTTGATGCCGTTGCGGTTCACCGAGAACGGGTTGCAGCGCTGCTCCGACACTGCCTCCAGCGAGCTGAAACCGTTGAGGGTCAGCTTGCACAGGCTGTCGACCCCGCCGCACAGCACCGCATCGCACAGCCCCAGGTCGAGCAGGCGCTGGGCGCTCATCAGGGCGCGGGCACTGGAGGTGCAGGCGGTGGAAATCACGTAGGCCGGGCCATCCAGTTGCAACCAGTCGGCGAGAAAGCTGGCCGGGGCGCCGAGCTCCTGCTGCCGGTAGTCGTAGTCGGCGGGGAACGCCTGGTCGCGCAGGTAGCTGGCGATACCACGGCTGGCCTCGTCGATACCCGAGGTGCTGGTGCCCAGGACCACGCCGATGCGCTCACGGCCATAGGTGGCTATCGCTTGCCGGATCGGCTCGGCGATCTGCAGGGTTGCTTCCATCAGCAACTGGTTGTTGCGGCTGTGCTGGTCACTCAGTTCGCAGGGCAAGGCCACCAGTTCGCCGCGCACGGCGGCGACCGGCAGTGCGCGTCCGGGGACCCAGCCGGTTTCGACGCGAACCCCGGAGCAGTCGCCGGCGAACAGGTTACGGGCGACTTCCTGCTTGTCGCGACCCAGGGCGCAGATCAGGCCGAGGGCGTTCAGGTAGGCGGTCATGGCGCGCTCTCGTTCAACGGGCTGATGCTGTAGTGCAGACCTTGCGGCAGGTCGAGGCTGAAAAACAACGGCTGGCGATAACTGACCCGCCATTGCCCACCCAGTTCCCGCTGCCCGGCCTGCTGGTGGGCGGTGGGATAGTTGGTCGCCAACTCGGCCTGTGGCGTCAGGGCGAACAGCAAGGCGGCAAACAGCTCGCGGGCCTGCGGGTTGGGCGGCAGCAGGCCGTCGGCGTGCCACTCGCCCTCTTGCAGCAGCTGGCGCGCCAACGGGATGCCCAGCGGGTCCATCAACGACCAGCGCAGGCCACCGGCTTCGCGCTGGATCACCAGCAGCCAGTCCTGGCGCATGCCATCCTGCTGGCGCTCGACCAGCAACTGCTGCGGCAGGCTCAGCGTCGGGGTGTGCAGGGGCAGCGGCAGGCGGCTGGCGCAGGCGCCCAGCAGCAGGAAACAGCCCAGCAACAATGCACGCATCATTTGCTATGACCTGCCAGGGGTTTGCGGGCGACCACGTTGACCAGGGTTTCCTCGCGCTGGCCGAAGGGCGGCGGGTTCTTCAGGCGCAGGCGCTCGAGCAGGCCGAAGTCCTTGGCCCGGCTCCACCACAGGTAGGGGTACGAGACGTTCTTTTCCGTGAACTCGAAGCCCTGGTCACGGATCATCTCCAGGTACTGCCCGGCGCTTTTCTGCACGTGCATCGGATGGCGGAACAGCCAGCGGATCACCCAGGTGTCGATGTAGGCCTCGGTGGATTCGGCGAACAGCAGGTAGCCGCCCGGCTTGAGCACTCGATAGAACTCGGCCAGGGCCCGGTCCTGCTGGACCAGGTGGTGGAAGGTCTGGTGGCAGAACAGGATATCGACGCTCTCGGAGGCCACGTCGAGGGTCGCGCAGTCGCTGCCGATCAGCTCGATGTCGAGATTGCGCCGTCGGGCCTCCTCGGCGGACAGCTCCAGGCTGTGCGGGTCGGCATCGAGACCGATCAGCCGCTGCGGTGCGAATACCTGCTGCAGGTACTGGAAGGACTTGCCCTGGCCGCAGCCGGCATCGAGCAGCACCGGGTTTTCCGGCAGCTCTTCGCTGAACAGCCGTCGCAGGTCGTTGATCGCCACGCGCAGCACATGATGCTGCCAGGTGTGGCTGCGCAGGAACCAGAAGCCGAAACGGGTTTCCTCGACGTAAGTATCGCTCAGGTACTGATTGCTCATGCCGGGGTGCTCGCACAGATTTCCGAGAGCATCCGCAGGCGACGCTTGGGCTCACTGACAAAGGGGTTGCGCTCGTCCCAGGCATAGCCGGCGAGGATCGAGCTGATCATGGCGCGGATTTCCTCCGAGCTGCCGGGATGGTAGATCACATCCTGGAAGGTCCCGGCGTACCAGCCTTCGACGTAGCAGCGGAAGGTGTCGACACCCCGTTTCAACGGTTCGGCGAAGTCGCACTGCCAATCGACGCTTTCACCCTGCAACTGCCGGTGCAGCAGGCCCGCGGCCATGCTGGCCGAGCGCATGGCGATGGTCACGCCGGAGGAGAACACCGGGTCGAGGAATTCCGCCGCATTGCCCAGTAGCGCGTAGCCCGGGCCGTGCAGGCTCTTGACGTTGGCCGAGTAGCCGCCGATGGCCCGGGCCGGGGTGTCCCACTCGGCGTTTTCCAGCACGCGTTGCAGGCTCGGGGTTTCGGCAACGAAACCCTTCAGGCAGGCATCGAGGTCGTCGCCGCGACCGGCGAAGTGGCTGGCGTCGGCGACCACCCCGAGGGAGCAGCGACCGTTGCTGAACGGGATGGTCCAGAACCAGATGTCGCGTTTTTCCGGGTGGGTGGTGATGAGGATTTTCTCCCGCTCGAACGCAGGGTGGTCGATACGGTCCTCGATGTGGGTGAACACGGCCTGGCGCACCGGGAAACCCGACGGTGCCTCCAGGTCCAGCAGGCGCGGCAGCACGCGGCCGTAGCCGCTGGCATCGAGGACGAAGCGGGCTTCGAGCCGATACTCGCTACCGTCTTCGCGCCGGACTTGCACCTGGGGTTGCGGACGCTCGAAGTCGGCGCCGACGATCTCTTCGCCGTAGCGGATTTCCACCCCTTGCAAGGCGGCCTGGTCCGCCAGCAGTTTGTCGAAATCGGCGCGCTGGACCTGGAAGGTGGTTGGCTTGCCGTTGCTGAAGGTCTTGCCGAAGTCGAAGGCGCTGTAGCGGTCGCCCCAGGCGAAGGCCGCGCCGTTTTTCAACTGGAAGCCGGCGGCGTTGACGGCGTCGAGCATCCCGGCTTCCTCGACGAAGTCCAGGCAGTGGGACAGCAGGCTTTCGCCAATGGAAAAGCGCGGGAAATGCTGGCGCTCGACGATCAGTACATCATGACCCTGGCGCTTGAGCAGGGCGGCGGCAATCGCACCGGAAGGACCGGCGCCTATCACCAGCACTTCACGGCGTTCCATTTCAGTCATTGGCACACGGGCTCCTTGCCGGTCTCGGCGCTATTCAAGGGAATTCGATTCATGCCTGCCAGCGCTGGCAGCAGCGTGGCGAGCAGGCCCATCAGCATCAGCGCGAAGTACAGCGCCGGACTGATCAGCTGTTGTTGCAGGAGCAGGTTGAGGAAGACGATCTCACTCAAGCCGCGAATGTTGAGCAGCAGGCTTTCCTTCCAGCGGCTGGCGCCGGGAAACGACCGACCGGCCCAGCCCAGGCCCAGCCAGTTGCCCAGCAGCTTGCTGGCGACCGGGGCCAGCAGCAGCGCGACGAACTGCAGCAGGCTCAGGCTGCTCAGGGCACTGTGCACGTTGATCTGCACGATACCGAAGGTGAGGATCAGCGGAACCGCCACGCCGATCTGCAGGCGGCTCATCCACTCGGGCTTGAGCGGCGGTACCAGCGGCACCTTGAGCCAGGCCATGCAGAGCAAATAGCCGATGCCGAAGATCAGCGCGTTGAGCTTGTAGTGTTCGGCCACCACCAGCAGGCCGAAGAAGCCCAGGCCATAGACCAACGGCTGGCGTACCCGGCAGCCATGCAGGGCCAGCGGCAACAGGGCCCCGCCCAGCGGCAACAGCAGGCTGCCCAGGTGCAGGCTGCCCTGGGCCAGGCCGAACAGGGTCCAGCAGGCCAGGTCGATCAGGATCGCGGTCTGCACCAGGCGGCGGGTGGCGGCGAGGGGGTAGCCGATGTGTTTGAGATAGAGATAGAGCACCGGGATCGCGGTGATGGCGAACACCAGGCCGATCGCCAGGGCGTTCAGCCAGTGCTGTTCCGGCAGCAGCCAGACGGCGCAGGCCAGCCCGCAGGCGAACGGCACGCAGAAGCTCGGCAGGGCGATCTTCAGGCTTTCGCGGTCCAGCTTCAGTTCGATCACGTCGCCGAGGATGCTGCCCAGTACCAGGGCGAAGGCGAAACCGTAGAGTGTCTTCAGCCATGCCGGCGCGACCAGCGCGGCACCGCTCAACTGCCAGTGCGGTTCGATCCAGAACAGCATCAGCAGCGGCAGGCCGAAGGTCGCCAGCAGCAACTGGCTGACGATCGGTACCAGGCCGAAGTGCCGGCCGATACGGGTGACTGCCGCGAAGGCGGCCAGTGCCATGCCCCAGAACAGCAGGATCATCATGATGCGAGTTCCCTCTTCGCATGGGCAGGGGATTGCTGCCCGGCCCAGGGCGCGAGCAGGAAGCTGAAGGCCAGGCCGAGGCTGACCGACAGGCCGAAGTTGCTCACCGCCGGGGTACTGGAAATCGCCAGCAGGCCGAACGACAGCCAGGTGGTCAGCGCCGCCAGCAGGGTGCCGAGCAGGCTGACCGCCGCGCCGCCGATCCGCTCGCGCATGAGAATCGCGTAGTCGACGCTGATGGCCGTGACCAGGAGCAGGCCGAACAGGCTGAACAGGGTCAGCGGTTGCCCCAGCCAGCCGAGGCTGGCCAGGCTGCACAGCGCCGCCAGCAAGGGCAGGGAGACAATGCGCAAGGCGCCGCCGAGGCCGAATGGCAGGATCAGCAACAGCACGATCAGCACGCAGGACGCGAGCTTCAGTTCCGCCGCACTGATCTGCGTGGCGGCGAATACCTTGTTCAGGTCACCGAGACGATCCACCAACTGCACGCCCGGCAGGTCCACCGCCTGGATGCGCAGCAGCTCTGCGTTGTTCAGGCCCTGCAGACTGACCATGCCGGCCACGCCATCGGCGTACGGGCCGAGCCAGAGCACCCGCCAGGGTTCGCCGAGGGGGCCGGCCAGGGCGCTGTCGATATCCTCGATCGGCAGGGCCTGGAGTTCGGCCAGTTCCTGCTGCAGGGCCGCTGGTGGTACGCCGAGGTCGAGCAGCGGTTGCCAGTGTTGCGGCAATTGCTGGAGCGAGTCACGCAGGCGCTGCTGCTCGCTGGGCAGGCTGACCAGTTGGTTCAGTGACAGGTAGCCTTGCAGCTTGTCCAGGCTGACCAGTTGCCCGAGACGCTTGCCCAGCGCGGCCTGGCGTTCCAGCAGTTGCTGTTGGTCGGCGGCGCGGACCAGGAAGAACTGGCTGGTCGGCTGGTAGCCGGTGATTCGCGCAATGGCCTGGGCCTCGGCCTGCAATTGCGGCGGTGCGCCGACCCACTGGCGGATATCGTTTTTCGTGCCCAGTTGCCACAGGCCCCCGGCGCAGAACAGCAGCAACAGGCCCAGCAGCACTGGGCTGCCGAGTTTCTGCAGCAGCTTCTCGCGCAGCGCCAGCAAGGCCTCGCAGGCCTTGAGCGGCCACTGCGCCGGGCGCAGGTCGGCCCCCTTGAGCAGCGCCGGGAGCAGGCACACTGCGGTCAGGTAGGCACCAAGCAGGCCGGCGGCGGAGAACACTGCGATCTGGGTCAGTGCCGGGAAGGGTGTCCAGGCCAGGGCCAGGTAGCCGATGCAACTGGTGGCCAGGCTCAGGCTCAGGCCGGACAAGGTCACGCGCAGAGCCGGCCAGCTGTGCCAGGGCTTGAGGCTCCAGCTCTTGGACAGGTAGTGCAACGGGTAGTCCACCGCTACGCCGATCAGGCTGGAGCCGAGCACCAGCGTCATCACGTGCATGTGACCGAAAAACGCCACACAGGCCACGGCGCCGAACAGCATGCCCACCAGTACCGGCACGAAGGCCAGCAGCACCCGCCAACGACGGAACGCCAGCAGCAACAGCAGGAGAATGCCCAGGGTGGCGCCGCCACCGACCCAGGTGATTTCCCGGGTCGCCTGCTGCTGGCCGCTGGCGGCGTACAGCAGTCCGCTGGCAGCCAGCAATTGCACGTCGGCTTGGCTCGCTTGCTCGCGGCTCTGCCTGAGCAGTTCGGCCACTTGCAGCGGCAGCTTCATGTCGAAGGCATTGCCGGTGGTGCGGGCCCGCAGCAGCACCCAGCTCTTGCCGTCGGCGTCGGCCACCAGGGCGCCGCTACCAATATCCAGCTGCACCGCGCCACGTTGTGGCTGGCTGTTCTGGATGCGCCCGGTCAGGCCGAGCCAGTCGTCCTGGCTCGGCACCAGGCTGAAACCGGCGAACGGGTCGAACAGGGTTTGTACCCGTTGCTGGATGAAGGCCGCCGGGTCGTCGATCAATTGTCGGCGGTCTTTCGCCGACAGCATGGCCAGGCGGCCCCGCAGCAGTTGCTCGCGCAGCGCGGGCAGGTCGGCCTGCAGGTCCCACTGGACCTTCTCGAACAGCCCGCTGGCCTGCCAGCGCTCGCCCAACTGGCGCGCCATGGCGATGGCCTGCTGGCGATCAGCCTGGCCGACCAGTACCAGGATTTCCCGGTTCAGCGGTTCCTGCATGCGCTGTTCGGCCTTGAGGTCCAGCGCATCGGGCGAAGAGCCCGGCACCAGCTCCATCAGGTTCGCCGACAGCGGCGCGCCGTGCCGCCACTGCCAGCCGGCGAGTGCGAGCACCGCCAGCAGCAGGATCAGGAACAGGCGCGGCAGCAGGCGTTCACTCGGCAAAGTCATGCTGCTCCGCTTCGCTCAGGGGTTGACTGGCCGTGCTGTCCTGCATGCGCAGGACGGTGCTGTCGCCCTGGGTTTCCTGCAGCTCGATGCGTTGCACCAGGGTGCCGCCGTCGATGTTGATGCGGGTGAAGATCTGCTTGAGCAGCACCGAGCGCGGCGTCAGGGTCAGCTTCCAGTCGTTCGCCTCGCCTTGCAGTTGCAGCTCGAAGTCGCGCTGCAGGCCACTGCTGTCGCCTTGCAGCACGGCGATGAACAGGCGGTTCTGCTCCGCGCCGGCGCTCTTGTTCGGGACCATCTGCCAGCCGCTGCCATCGCGTCGGGCGATGCCCTTGGCCGTGATGCGGTAGTCCTGTTGCAGTGGCGTCTTGAGCAGCCACAGCAGGCCATGGTCCCTGGCGAGGACGAAGGTGCCCTTGCTGGTCAGCGGCTGTGGCAGGGCGCGCAGGTGTTTTTCCTGGATGAAACTGCCGTGGATCACCGAGGGCTTGGCCAACTGTTCGCTCAACTGTTGCAGGTCGAAGGCCGCCGCCTTCCCGGCAAGTCCCAGGCACAACACCAGCAGCAGACCACGCACGATCCCTGTAGGAGCTGGCTTGCTGGCGATGAGGCCCTTGAGTCTTGCAGCGATCCTGCGGGTGCTATCGCCAGCAAGCCGGCTCCCACAGGACAGAGGTGTGATGAAGTTCATGCGAGCACCTTTTCAACTGCGTCGACGAACACTTTCGGTGAAGCCAGCTGCATCTCGCGGCTTTCGATGTGCACCGCGACCTGCACCGTGCTGGCGCGGGTCAGGCGCTCGCCGCTGGCGAGGTCGGTGATCAGGTAGTTCACCTTCAGGCGGTTTTCCCATTCCACCAGGTCGGCGCGAACGTTGATCTTCTGGCCGAACACCGCACCGCGCACGTAGCGCAGTTGCAGGTCGATCACCGGCCAGGCGTAGCCGGACTCGCGCATCTGCACGTAGTCGTGGCCGATGTGCTCCAGCAGCGCGCAGCGGGCCACTTCCAGGTACTTCACGTAGTGGCCGTGCCAGACCACGTGCATGGTATCGA of the Pseudomonas vanderleydeniana genome contains:
- a CDS encoding beta-ketoacyl-ACP synthase, producing MKRVVVTGMAGITSLGSDWASIEANFRASRSGIRRMDEWNRFSELNTRLAGPVDDYAVPSHWTRKQLRSMGRVSRFAVGAAEMALADAGLLGNEIIRDGRMGVACGSSTGSTDEIKAFGMMLINSVAEGLNANSYVRMMPHTTAANISIFFGLTGRLIPTSSACTSGSQGIGYAYEAIKFGRLPMMLAGGAEELCATEAMVFDALYATSLKNDAPHTSPRPYDSGRDGLVIGEGGGMLVLEELEHALARGAHIHAEIVGFGSNADGQHATRPEQATMRRAMELALEDAGLTPDAIGYVNGHGTATEQGDIAETLATQSLFGSRMPISSQKSFLGHTLGACGALESWFSIEMMNRDSYVHTLNLDQVDPQCAELDYLRGEFRQMSNEYVMNNNFAFGGVNTSLVFRRWS
- a CDS encoding 3-ketoacyl-ACP reductase FabG2, with translation MTDSILVTGSSRGIGRAIALRLAQAGHDLVLHCRSGRAEADAVQAEIQALGRNARVLQFDVSERETCRAILEADVEAHGAYYGVVLNAGLTRDGAFPALSDDDWDQVLRTNLDGFYNVLHPLMMPMIRRRAPGRVVCITSVSGLIGNRGQVNYSASKAGLIGAAKALAIELGKRKITVNCVAPGLIDTAMLDENVPVEELLKMIPAQRMGTAEEVAGAVNFLMSAEAAYITRQVLAVNGGLC
- a CDS encoding ApeP family dehydratase yields the protein MIDWPLAELLPHAGDMILIDQVLAFDEEQIRTRLTVRPGGLFNREDGSLPAWVGIELMAQSVAAYAGCRARSEGRPVELGFLLGTRKFECNVEHFPQGSELTIHAQRSLEDDNGMGVFECHLSGPSIQASARLNVFRPPQAADYLNESQESSHD
- a CDS encoding beta-ketoacyl-[acyl-carrier-protein] synthase family protein translates to MTAYLNALGLICALGRDKQEVARNLFAGDCSGVRVETGWVPGRALPVAAVRGELVALPCELSDQHSRNNQLLMEATLQIAEPIRQAIATYGRERIGVVLGTSTSGIDEASRGIASYLRDQAFPADYDYRQQELGAPASFLADWLQLDGPAYVISTACTSSARALMSAQRLLDLGLCDAVLCGGVDSLCKLTLNGFSSLEAVSEQRCNPFSVNRNGINIGEAAVLFLMTRQPGEAHSIALLGSGASCDAYHISAPEPAGKGATQAMTKALRQAGLQPGQIAYLNLHGTATQHNDAMESLAVAGLFPGDLPCSSTKPMTGHTLGAAGALEAAFCWLSLSAENPQGALPPHIWDGQPDPALPALHWAGPQDRLDPTTPRRLMSNSFAFGGNNVSLIIGDAP
- a CDS encoding DUF3261 domain-containing protein, giving the protein MMRALLLGCFLLLGACASRLPLPLHTPTLSLPQQLLVERQQDGMRQDWLLVIQREAGGLRWSLMDPLGIPLARQLLQEGEWHADGLLPPNPQARELFAALLFALTPQAELATNYPTAHQQAGQRELGGQWRVSYRQPLFFSLDLPQGLHYSISPLNESAP
- a CDS encoding class I SAM-dependent methyltransferase, which translates into the protein MSNQYLSDTYVEETRFGFWFLRSHTWQHHVLRVAINDLRRLFSEELPENPVLLDAGCGQGKSFQYLQQVFAPQRLIGLDADPHSLELSAEEARRRNLDIELIGSDCATLDVASESVDILFCHQTFHHLVQQDRALAEFYRVLKPGGYLLFAESTEAYIDTWVIRWLFRHPMHVQKSAGQYLEMIRDQGFEFTEKNVSYPYLWWSRAKDFGLLERLRLKNPPPFGQREETLVNVVARKPLAGHSK
- a CDS encoding NAD(P)/FAD-dependent oxidoreductase produces the protein MPMTEMERREVLVIGAGPSGAIAAALLKRQGHDVLIVERQHFPRFSIGESLLSHCLDFVEEAGMLDAVNAAGFQLKNGAAFAWGDRYSAFDFGKTFSNGKPTTFQVQRADFDKLLADQAALQGVEIRYGEEIVGADFERPQPQVQVRREDGSEYRLEARFVLDASGYGRVLPRLLDLEAPSGFPVRQAVFTHIEDRIDHPAFEREKILITTHPEKRDIWFWTIPFSNGRCSLGVVADASHFAGRGDDLDACLKGFVAETPSLQRVLENAEWDTPARAIGGYSANVKSLHGPGYALLGNAAEFLDPVFSSGVTIAMRSASMAAGLLHRQLQGESVDWQCDFAEPLKRGVDTFRCYVEGWYAGTFQDVIYHPGSSEEIRAMISSILAGYAWDERNPFVSEPKRRLRMLSEICASTPA
- a CDS encoding sodium:proton antiporter, producing MMILLFWGMALAAFAAVTRIGRHFGLVPIVSQLLLATFGLPLLMLFWIEPHWQLSGAALVAPAWLKTLYGFAFALVLGSILGDVIELKLDRESLKIALPSFCVPFACGLACAVWLLPEQHWLNALAIGLVFAITAIPVLYLYLKHIGYPLAATRRLVQTAILIDLACWTLFGLAQGSLHLGSLLLPLGGALLPLALHGCRVRQPLVYGLGFFGLLVVAEHYKLNALIFGIGYLLCMAWLKVPLVPPLKPEWMSRLQIGVAVPLILTFGIVQINVHSALSSLSLLQFVALLLAPVASKLLGNWLGLGWAGRSFPGASRWKESLLLNIRGLSEIVFLNLLLQQQLISPALYFALMLMGLLATLLPALAGMNRIPLNSAETGKEPVCQ
- a CDS encoding MMPL family transporter, with the protein product MTLPSERLLPRLFLILLLAVLALAGWQWRHGAPLSANLMELVPGSSPDALDLKAEQRMQEPLNREILVLVGQADRQQAIAMARQLGERWQASGLFEKVQWDLQADLPALREQLLRGRLAMLSAKDRRQLIDDPAAFIQQRVQTLFDPFAGFSLVPSQDDWLGLTGRIQNSQPQRGAVQLDIGSGALVADADGKSWVLLRARTTGNAFDMKLPLQVAELLRQSREQASQADVQLLAASGLLYAASGQQQATREITWVGGGATLGILLLLLLAFRRWRVLLAFVPVLVGMLFGAVACVAFFGHMHVMTLVLGSSLIGVAVDYPLHYLSKSWSLKPWHSWPALRVTLSGLSLSLATSCIGYLALAWTPFPALTQIAVFSAAGLLGAYLTAVCLLPALLKGADLRPAQWPLKACEALLALREKLLQKLGSPVLLGLLLLFCAGGLWQLGTKNDIRQWVGAPPQLQAEAQAIARITGYQPTSQFFLVRAADQQQLLERQAALGKRLGQLVSLDKLQGYLSLNQLVSLPSEQQRLRDSLQQLPQHWQPLLDLGVPPAALQQELAELQALPIEDIDSALAGPLGEPWRVLWLGPYADGVAGMVSLQGLNNAELLRIQAVDLPGVQLVDRLGDLNKVFAATQISAAELKLASCVLIVLLLILPFGLGGALRIVSLPLLAALCSLASLGWLGQPLTLFSLFGLLLVTAISVDYAILMRERIGGAAVSLLGTLLAALTTWLSFGLLAISSTPAVSNFGLSVSLGLAFSFLLAPWAGQQSPAHAKRELAS
- a CDS encoding outer membrane lipoprotein carrier protein LolA, which gives rise to MNFITPLSCGSRLAGDSTRRIAARLKGLIASKPAPTGIVRGLLLVLCLGLAGKAAAFDLQQLSEQLAKPSVIHGSFIQEKHLRALPQPLTSKGTFVLARDHGLLWLLKTPLQQDYRITAKGIARRDGSGWQMVPNKSAGAEQNRLFIAVLQGDSSGLQRDFELQLQGEANDWKLTLTPRSVLLKQIFTRINIDGGTLVQRIELQETQGDSTVLRMQDSTASQPLSEAEQHDFAE
- a CDS encoding acyl-CoA thioesterase, with the protein product MRSRGVLHVDTEILVPFFDVDTMHVVWHGHYVKYLEVARCALLEHIGHDYVQMRESGYAWPVIDLQLRYVRGAVFGQKINVRADLVEWENRLKVNYLITDLASGERLTRASTVQVAVHIESREMQLASPKVFVDAVEKVLA